Proteins found in one Venturia canescens isolate UGA chromosome 8, ASM1945775v1, whole genome shotgun sequence genomic segment:
- the LOC122414963 gene encoding uncharacterized protein isoform X1, which produces MNKNEKISVTLQDAETGKQYTIFVTKDESQRINTDLNFASLKLQEAIAMHYDLDAVENDYQENMEILDESGHDQSTPACAEFGVFKWPHDAILLLIEEYRSQEDNFKSGKTSQKKIWAAIAEKMKKYGHSVTGPQCLSKRIGLKRTYEDTPVTTLSSSTKRTRSPSECSNSSL; this is translated from the exons atgaataaaaacgaaaaaatttccgTGACACTTCAGGATGCTGAAACAGGTAAACAATACACAATTTTCGTGACGAAAGATGAATCCCAGCGCATCAATACAg acctaaattttgctaGTTTAAAACTGCAAGAAGCAATAGCCATGCATT ATGATCTCGATGCAGTCGAAAATGATTACCaagaaaatatggaaatattGGATGAAAGTGGACATGATCAGTCAACACCGGCATGTGCAGAATTCGGAG TTTTCAAATGGCCGCATGATGCGATTCTTCTCCTAATTGAAGAATATCGCTCGCAAGAGGATAATTTCAAAAGCGGTAAAACttcacagaaaaaaatatgggcTGCAATAgccgagaaaatgaaaaaatatggccACAGCGTTACTGGACCGCAATGTTTGTCAAAACGGATCGGACTGAAACGAACTTATGAGG ATACTCCTGTAACGACTTTGTCCTCAAGTACCAAGCGCACGAGATCACCGTCGGAATGCAGTAATTCGAGCCTATGA
- the LOC122414963 gene encoding uncharacterized protein isoform X2, whose protein sequence is MNKNEKISVTLQDAETGKQYTIFVTKDESQRINTDDLDAVENDYQENMEILDESGHDQSTPACAEFGVFKWPHDAILLLIEEYRSQEDNFKSGKTSQKKIWAAIAEKMKKYGHSVTGPQCLSKRIGLKRTYEDTPVTTLSSSTKRTRSPSECSNSSL, encoded by the exons atgaataaaaacgaaaaaatttccgTGACACTTCAGGATGCTGAAACAGGTAAACAATACACAATTTTCGTGACGAAAGATGAATCCCAGCGCATCAATACAg ATGATCTCGATGCAGTCGAAAATGATTACCaagaaaatatggaaatattGGATGAAAGTGGACATGATCAGTCAACACCGGCATGTGCAGAATTCGGAG TTTTCAAATGGCCGCATGATGCGATTCTTCTCCTAATTGAAGAATATCGCTCGCAAGAGGATAATTTCAAAAGCGGTAAAACttcacagaaaaaaatatgggcTGCAATAgccgagaaaatgaaaaaatatggccACAGCGTTACTGGACCGCAATGTTTGTCAAAACGGATCGGACTGAAACGAACTTATGAGG ATACTCCTGTAACGACTTTGTCCTCAAGTACCAAGCGCACGAGATCACCGTCGGAATGCAGTAATTCGAGCCTATGA
- the LOC122415230 gene encoding putative nuclease HARBI1, producing MEDVESAVVQSLVLFNVLFKEDKNDDFDENDGNIYEKNIDECSNFFVRRMIKKRIPRLKNYVEEVIPSYSDEQFKSHYRMSRLTFNYILNLIKDSSTKSKSGRSMIPPERQFLIAIWKMATPDSYRSICEKFDPEGNRIEEVFRGFAATSDFPNVIGEIDGTHINIRVPHNNPECYVNRKGHHSIQLQAVCDHERRFTHCLSGHVDSVHDQRVFRLSEVNEYLNNSRKFPHDCHLVEDSAYTVHKHLMVPYRDNGHLTERQRNYNFCHASASITIERAFAMLKGRFRSLHTMLDVEKVDQIPDFIIACCVLHNICLLQSDKYVIEDSNSMENGNDIETQTTHRMERNSGYCKRDLRRYLPFFRKR from the exons atggagGATGTGGAAAGTGCGGTAGTTCAAAGTTTAGTGTTGTTCAATGTTTTGTTCAAAGAAGATAAAAACGACGACTTTGATGAAAATGACGGTAATATTTACGAGAAAAACATAGATGaatgttcaaatttttttgtgcgacgaatgataaaaaaacgtatCCCACGGTTGAAGAATTATGTGGAAGAGGTTATACCATCTTATAGTGATGAACAGTTCAAATCACATTACAG GATGAGCCGATTAACCTTTAATTATATATTGAATCTTATAAAAGATTCATCGACAAAATCGAAATCCGGTCGATCAATGATACCACCTGAAAGGCAATTTTTGATCGCTATATGGAAAATGGCCACACCAGATTCATATCG ATCAATCTGTGAGAAATTTGAC CCAGAAGGTAACAGAATCGAAGAAGTTTTTAGAGGATTTGCAGCAACTAGTGACTTCCCTAATGTAATAGGAGAGATTGATGGTACGCACATTAATATACGGGTACCACACAACAATCCAGAGTGTTACGTCAATAGAAAAGGACATCATTCGATACAATTAC AGGCTGTTTGTGATCATGAACGACGATTCACCCATTGTTTGTCTGGGCATGTTGATTCTGTTCATGATCAACGTGTATTTCGACTGTCGGAAGTGAACGAGTATTTGAATAATTCACGGAAATTTCCACATGACTGTCATTTAGTCGAAGATTCTGCTTACACCGTACATAAGCATTTAATGGTACCCTACCGAGACAATGGTCATCTGACAGAAAGGCAAAgaaattacaatttttgtCATGCATCTGCAAGCATAACCATTGAACGAGCTTTTGCAATGTTGAAAGGGAGGTTTCGAAGTTTACATACTATGCTCGATGTGGAGAAGGTAGATCAGATACCAGACTTCATCATTGCATGCTGTGTTTTACACAATATCTGTTTGCTGCAAAGTGATAAATATGTGATTGAGGATTCAAACTCCATGGAAAATGGCAATGACATCGAAACACAGACGACACACAGAATGGAGAGAAATTCCGGTTACTGCAAAAGGGATTTAAGGA GATATCtgccattttttcgaaagcgTTGA